In Methanobrevibacter boviskoreani JH1, one DNA window encodes the following:
- a CDS encoding CDC48 family AAA ATPase gives MADTNDKTPTLKVAEALSQRDIGQGIVRIDPNAMSELGLQEGDLVEIKGSKTTAATVVSSQSDIGLGIIRMDGTIRKNSGASIGEEIEVKKTTAKIAKKVVLAPTENNVKIQGDIRGLFLNKVMTKGDIIGSGIKPPMMHNQTGNPIDDMFNSFMDISPMGELKFAVVQTHPTGVVKIGPNTQVDLQDHPVDISKLEGVTNLVNVSYEDIGGLKEEVRKVREMIEIPLKRPELFERLGIAPPKGVLMHGPPGTGKTLLAKAVASESDAHFISINGPEIMSKYVGGSEENLREFFEEAEANAPSIIFIDELDAIAPKREETQGEVERRTVAQLLTLMDGLNSRGQVVVIGATNRPDSLDPALRRPGRFDREIEIGVPDRDERKEVLEIHTRNMPLSDDVDLDKIADSTHGFVGADLESLCKEAAMRVVRRLIPEINQSDEEIPEETLKKIIVTNDDFKEALKEIQPSALREVLVQIPDVKWDDIGGLEDAKQELKEAVEWPLKYPDKFKKFHVDPPKGVLLYGPPGTGKTLLAKAVASESEANFIAIKGPELLSKWVGESEKGVREVFRKARQTAPTVIFFDEIDSIANTRGTDAGSSGVTQRVVNQLLTEIDGMEDLHDVAIIAATNRPDIIDPGLMRPGRFDRHIKVDTPDEDSRLKIFKVHTKDMPLASDVNLEKLAKHSEGYVGADIEAVCREAAMLTLRNNIDADEVNMKAFNEAMEKVKPNKNDPGEEMVQYL, from the coding sequence ATGGCTGACACAAATGATAAAACTCCAACCTTAAAAGTTGCAGAGGCATTATCTCAAAGAGATATTGGTCAGGGTATCGTTAGGATAGATCCTAATGCAATGAGTGAACTAGGTCTTCAGGAAGGAGATTTAGTTGAAATTAAAGGATCAAAAACCACAGCTGCAACCGTTGTATCTTCACAATCTGATATTGGTCTTGGAATTATTAGGATGGATGGAACTATCCGTAAGAATTCAGGGGCTTCAATTGGTGAGGAAATTGAAGTTAAAAAGACTACTGCAAAAATAGCTAAAAAAGTAGTTCTTGCACCAACTGAAAACAATGTTAAAATCCAAGGTGACATTAGAGGATTATTCTTAAATAAAGTTATGACCAAAGGAGACATCATTGGTTCAGGAATTAAACCTCCAATGATGCATAATCAAACTGGAAATCCAATCGATGATATGTTTAATAGCTTCATGGATATCTCCCCTATGGGTGAATTAAAATTCGCCGTAGTTCAAACTCACCCTACAGGTGTTGTAAAAATTGGTCCAAATACACAAGTAGACCTACAAGATCATCCGGTAGACATATCTAAACTTGAAGGTGTAACCAATCTTGTAAATGTAAGTTACGAGGATATTGGTGGTCTTAAAGAAGAGGTAAGGAAAGTAAGGGAAATGATTGAAATTCCTCTTAAAAGGCCGGAACTCTTTGAAAGATTAGGAATTGCACCACCTAAAGGAGTCTTAATGCATGGACCACCAGGTACAGGTAAAACCTTACTTGCAAAAGCAGTTGCAAGCGAAAGTGATGCTCATTTTATCTCAATTAACGGACCTGAGATTATGAGTAAATATGTAGGTGGATCTGAAGAGAACTTAAGGGAATTCTTTGAAGAGGCTGAAGCAAATGCTCCTTCCATCATATTTATTGATGAATTAGATGCAATTGCACCTAAAAGAGAAGAAACCCAAGGGGAAGTAGAAAGAAGGACAGTTGCACAACTTCTAACCTTAATGGATGGTCTTAACAGCAGAGGACAAGTAGTTGTTATTGGTGCTACTAACAGACCAGATTCATTAGATCCTGCACTTAGAAGACCTGGAAGATTTGATAGGGAAATTGAAATCGGTGTTCCTGACAGAGATGAAAGGAAAGAAGTACTTGAAATCCATACAAGGAATATGCCTTTAAGTGATGATGTGGATCTTGATAAAATAGCTGATAGCACTCATGGATTTGTAGGTGCAGATTTAGAATCATTATGTAAAGAAGCTGCAATGAGAGTTGTAAGAAGATTAATACCTGAGATTAATCAAAGTGACGAGGAGATTCCGGAGGAAACTCTTAAGAAAATCATTGTAACTAATGATGACTTTAAAGAAGCATTAAAAGAAATTCAACCTTCTGCTTTAAGAGAAGTTCTTGTCCAAATCCCAGATGTTAAATGGGATGATATTGGTGGACTTGAAGATGCAAAACAAGAGTTAAAAGAAGCTGTAGAATGGCCACTTAAATATCCGGACAAATTTAAAAAATTCCATGTTGATCCTCCTAAAGGAGTATTATTATATGGACCACCAGGTACAGGTAAAACCTTACTTGCAAAAGCAGTTGCAAGCGAAAGTGAAGCAAACTTCATTGCAATTAAAGGTCCAGAACTCTTATCCAAATGGGTAGGAGAATCAGAAAAAGGTGTAAGGGAAGTATTCAGAAAAGCAAGGCAAACTGCACCAACAGTTATCTTCTTTGATGAAATTGATTCCATTGCAAATACCCGTGGAACAGATGCCGGAAGTTCAGGTGTAACTCAAAGGGTAGTAAATCAATTACTTACCGAAATTGATGGTATGGAAGATTTACATGATGTAGCAATCATTGCTGCAACTAACAGACCAGATATTATTGATCCTGGTCTAATGAGACCTGGAAGATTTGACAGACATATTAAGGTAGACACTCCTGATGAGGATAGCAGACTTAAAATCTTCAAAGTCCACACAAAGGATATGCCTCTTGCCAGTGATGTAAATCTTGAAAAACTAGCAAAACATTCAGAAGGATATGTTGGAGCTGATATTGAAGCAGTATGCCGTGAAGCTGCAATGTTAACTTTAAGAAACAATATCGATGCTGATGAAGTAAATATGAAAGCATTCAACGAAGCTATGGAGAAAGTCAAACCTAATAAAAATGATCCTGGAGAGGAAATGGTACAATACCTCTAG
- a CDS encoding prephenate dehydrogenase has protein sequence MEIGIIGGTNGLGKSLACYLKRDNFNVTVTGRNQKRGSDVSNKLGVKYTDDNIKVAENSDILIISVPISTTESIIKELGPHMKGGSLMMDVTSVKTGPTYTMRKYLPDDVESIPTHPVFGPRTPGFEGQVIVLTPLEKGKWYPKVYNYLKGKNMRIIETNCQHHDDMMGIVQVLTHFSYISIASAIEKLHINIKDTEPYESPIYNIMIDTIARITAQNPYLTYSIQSENRNGEKIRQAFADAVLELKEVLTREDDEEFRNIAIRATKNMGDVKAALGRSDKIIESLSEEENKLYKSIGFEIGLKHIYSGKVHVGIVKEIKDGFVVLDDNTRKENKLKIANIKILSDEELFKWKKTHWKIHTISVSCLFLKDSDAEIIKETISKLPDITSVKLTEIYNGPQIDEDKISYTYEVKSLSSEGFNNVYKLIEGFGGKIR, from the coding sequence ATGGAAATTGGAATAATAGGTGGAACTAATGGACTTGGAAAAAGTTTAGCTTGCTATTTAAAACGTGACAACTTTAATGTAACAGTTACAGGTAGAAACCAGAAAAGGGGTTCTGATGTAAGTAATAAATTAGGTGTTAAGTATACTGATGACAATATAAAAGTTGCGGAGAATTCTGATATTCTAATTATTTCAGTTCCAATATCCACCACTGAGAGCATAATAAAAGAGTTAGGTCCACATATGAAAGGCGGATCTTTAATGATGGATGTTACCTCAGTTAAAACAGGACCAACATATACCATGAGGAAATATCTACCTGATGATGTTGAATCAATACCAACACATCCTGTCTTCGGACCTCGTACACCTGGTTTTGAAGGGCAGGTCATAGTTTTAACACCACTTGAAAAAGGTAAATGGTATCCCAAAGTTTACAATTACCTCAAAGGTAAGAATATGAGAATTATTGAAACCAATTGCCAACATCATGACGATATGATGGGAATAGTTCAGGTTTTAACTCATTTCTCATATATCTCAATTGCATCCGCCATTGAAAAATTACATATCAACATCAAGGATACGGAACCTTACGAAAGTCCAATATACAATATTATGATTGATACGATTGCCCGTATTACTGCACAGAATCCGTATTTAACCTATTCCATTCAATCCGAAAATAGAAATGGTGAGAAAATTAGACAGGCATTTGCAGATGCAGTACTTGAACTTAAAGAGGTACTTACAAGAGAGGATGATGAGGAATTTAGAAATATTGCAATAAGGGCAACAAAAAATATGGGGGATGTCAAGGCTGCCCTTGGAAGAAGTGATAAGATTATTGAATCTTTAAGTGAGGAAGAGAACAAACTATATAAATCAATTGGATTCGAAATTGGTCTAAAACATATTTACTCTGGAAAGGTTCATGTGGGAATTGTTAAAGAAATTAAAGACGGTTTTGTAGTACTGGACGATAATACAAGAAAGGAAAATAAACTTAAAATAGCCAACATCAAAATATTATCTGATGAGGAGTTATTCAAATGGAAAAAAACCCATTGGAAAATACATACCATCTCAGTAAGCTGTCTTTTTTTAAAAGACTCCGATGCAGAAATTATCAAAGAAACAATATCAAAATTACCGGATATTACCTCAGTCAAATTAACTGAAATCTATAATGGCCCACAAATAGATGAAGATAAGATTAGTTATACCTATGAAGTTAAAAGTTTAAGTAGTGAGGGTTTTAACAATGTCTACAAACTAATCGAAGGTTTTGGCGGTAAAATAAGATAA
- a CDS encoding mRNA surveillance protein pelota, with protein sequence MKIGYQNQKEGIIEVIPETLDDLWHLSHIVEEGDYVTSKTTRRIQDTTGDKLRSDRGVKKTFTLEVNVESISFHMFTGKLRLTGSITKGPEDLIPLGSHHTIEVKLNTPLKIRKEKWSKWTMDRLNQAIKASKKLSAIIILIEDDTATFGLIRQYGLEYYGPIIGNISGKQVLDKNRSKNLVKFYQSIVKSLFKFNDIQNIVIAGPGFWKNDFFKFLQDNYPEIADKSILESTGSGGRVGIQEVLRKGTVEKLSAENRIAFEMKDVNNLLTLLSTNHELVVYGKSQVENAVNMGAVKKLLVRDLNIRSDNLEKIMDLTENMGGEVTIISSEHEGGEQLQALGGVAAVLRYPIS encoded by the coding sequence ATGAAGATAGGTTATCAAAATCAGAAGGAGGGAATAATAGAGGTTATTCCAGAAACATTAGATGATCTTTGGCATTTATCTCACATTGTTGAGGAAGGTGATTATGTTACATCTAAAACTACAAGGCGTATTCAGGATACTACTGGCGATAAACTTAGAAGTGATAGGGGGGTTAAAAAAACTTTTACACTTGAAGTTAACGTGGAATCCATAAGTTTTCACATGTTTACAGGAAAATTACGTCTTACAGGTTCTATTACAAAAGGCCCTGAAGATCTTATACCACTTGGATCTCATCATACTATCGAGGTTAAATTAAACACTCCATTAAAAATCAGAAAAGAGAAATGGTCCAAGTGGACGATGGATAGATTGAATCAGGCAATTAAAGCCTCTAAAAAATTATCAGCTATTATAATTTTAATTGAGGATGATACTGCCACATTTGGTTTGATCCGCCAATATGGCCTGGAATATTATGGTCCGATAATTGGTAATATTTCAGGAAAACAGGTTTTGGACAAGAATAGAAGTAAAAATCTGGTTAAATTTTATCAGAGTATTGTAAAGTCTTTATTTAAATTTAATGATATTCAAAACATCGTTATTGCAGGACCTGGATTTTGGAAAAATGATTTCTTCAAATTCCTTCAAGATAACTATCCTGAGATTGCAGATAAATCCATATTGGAATCTACAGGTTCTGGTGGAAGGGTAGGTATCCAGGAGGTATTAAGGAAAGGTACCGTTGAAAAGTTATCTGCTGAAAATAGGATTGCATTTGAGATGAAGGATGTCAATAATCTTCTAACCTTATTATCCACTAATCATGAACTTGTTGTGTATGGTAAGAGTCAGGTAGAAAATGCAGTAAACATGGGTGCAGTAAAAAAACTGTTAGTACGCGATTTAAATATCAGATCGGATAACCTGGAGAAGATCATGGATTTGACTGAGAATATGGGTGGAGAGGTTACTATTATTAGTAGTGAACATGAAGGAGGAGAACAACTTCAGGCTTTAGGCGGAGTCGCTGCCGTGTTAAGGTATCCCATATCATAG
- a CDS encoding glycosyltransferase: MKALVFVTGRGLGGDAVIGLNIIKALESKGCDCELVLDSNAPGILFEKNGYSWHKISIPQAGGHAANKLTTLKAGFKTVKAVFQSRNLIKKTKADVVVGIIGGGAVVGCLGAKITHTPAVGILSTPLDTKVCTKLNTCIVFPEAHMFRQSQIPENVYRSYFPVAPTIQKGDKNQAILKIKGHCKDVKSKNPNAVEFDENKKTILFSSGSTIFEKMARGVSDYSKLTDKYNIVLVGLPLEDEYYDWFDEEHMIYLGYINWINDLYELIDLAVLTDDGMMLSEAMTCHLPTIALLRVKYGRYHNMAQVFRGAVFEADNDNLASAIEDVMDNLEDVKSKTYEYGSKIAGSRDRISDIIIKEARK, encoded by the coding sequence ATGAAAGCATTAGTTTTTGTTACTGGTAGAGGTTTAGGTGGAGATGCTGTTATTGGTTTAAATATTATAAAAGCATTGGAATCAAAGGGATGTGATTGTGAGCTTGTACTTGATTCAAATGCTCCAGGAATATTATTTGAAAAGAATGGCTATTCCTGGCATAAAATATCAATTCCACAGGCTGGAGGTCATGCTGCAAACAAACTTACAACATTAAAAGCAGGATTTAAGACGGTTAAAGCCGTATTTCAAAGTAGAAATTTAATTAAAAAAACTAAAGCAGATGTTGTTGTTGGAATTATTGGTGGAGGTGCAGTGGTCGGTTGTTTGGGCGCTAAAATTACTCATACTCCTGCTGTAGGAATATTAAGCACTCCATTAGATACTAAAGTATGTACTAAACTTAATACCTGTATTGTATTTCCAGAGGCACATATGTTTAGACAAAGTCAAATACCTGAGAATGTTTACAGATCCTATTTTCCAGTAGCACCTACTATTCAAAAAGGAGATAAAAATCAGGCTATTTTAAAAATTAAGGGGCATTGTAAGGATGTAAAATCTAAAAATCCAAATGCCGTTGAATTTGATGAAAACAAAAAAACAATTTTATTCTCCTCAGGTTCAACAATCTTTGAGAAAATGGCCCGTGGTGTTTCAGATTATTCTAAATTAACTGACAAATATAATATTGTTTTGGTAGGCCTTCCACTTGAAGATGAATATTATGATTGGTTTGATGAGGAACATATGATTTATTTAGGTTATATTAATTGGATAAATGATTTATATGAATTAATAGATCTTGCAGTTTTAACTGATGATGGTATGATGCTTTCAGAGGCTATGACTTGTCATCTTCCAACTATCGCACTTCTAAGAGTTAAATATGGTCGTTATCATAATATGGCTCAGGTCTTTAGGGGAGCTGTTTTTGAGGCGGATAACGATAATCTGGCCAGTGCTATTGAGGATGTGATGGATAATCTTGAAGATGTAAAGTCAAAAACTTATGAATATGGCTCTAAAATTGCCGGTTCTAGAGATAGAATAAGTGATATTATTATAAAAGAAGCTCGAAAATAG
- a CDS encoding SWIM zinc finger family protein, producing the protein MEEAWEGLFTNKVLERGRLYYIEGRVELLSYENTYLTAEVYGTDYYNVTIELTENFIKGMSCDCPYAANHRYCKHMAAVLYSIENSNLILADDNSENETIKSLIDSADEDKLKEFLDEILENDMSLRREFKFRFKGELSKEDQDFYKNKINLMFNFNGEFLETDYIEILDNLEINLLEFIEEDIEELLKHEKYPFIFELFKNIYRQLYFLVENYNNENTEVYFKEIGRHSFKILNKLVNSNIDEKLKDNIFNWSLKKLDYNISSPLNKYLESIIIYKFDNPFYILEKNDFADRKIEEYKDNRDSDDFKNIIEFKYKILKSEGAGKKKINRFLSKYNYKIN; encoded by the coding sequence ATGGAAGAGGCATGGGAAGGTTTATTTACAAATAAAGTCTTGGAGAGGGGAAGATTATATTATATAGAAGGACGTGTGGAATTACTTTCCTATGAAAACACATATCTTACAGCTGAGGTATATGGAACAGACTATTATAATGTTACAATAGAACTTACTGAGAATTTCATAAAAGGTATGAGCTGTGATTGTCCTTATGCTGCAAATCACAGATATTGTAAACATATGGCTGCGGTCCTATATTCCATAGAAAACAGTAATCTGATTCTTGCAGATGACAATAGTGAAAATGAGACCATAAAATCATTAATCGATTCCGCTGATGAGGATAAGCTAAAAGAGTTTTTAGATGAGATTTTAGAAAATGACATGAGTCTTAGAAGGGAATTCAAATTTAGATTTAAAGGAGAACTTTCTAAAGAAGATCAGGATTTCTATAAAAACAAGATCAATTTAATGTTTAATTTTAATGGAGAATTTCTTGAAACAGACTATATTGAAATTTTAGATAATTTAGAAATTAATCTACTGGAATTTATAGAGGAGGATATTGAAGAACTGTTAAAACATGAAAAATACCCTTTTATTTTCGAACTATTTAAGAACATCTATAGGCAACTTTATTTCTTAGTCGAAAATTACAACAATGAAAATACAGAAGTTTATTTTAAGGAAATAGGACGTCACTCATTTAAAATACTTAATAAATTAGTAAATTCCAATATTGACGAGAAATTAAAGGACAATATATTTAACTGGAGTTTAAAAAAATTAGATTATAATATTTCCAGTCCATTAAACAAATATTTAGAATCCATTATAATATATAAATTCGATAATCCTTTTTATATTCTAGAGAAAAACGATTTTGCAGATAGAAAGATTGAGGAATACAAAGACAATAGGGATAGTGATGATTTTAAGAACATTATTGAGTTTAAATATAAAATTCTAAAATCAGAGGGAGCAGGTAAGAAAAAAATCAATAGATTCCTATCTAAATATAACTATAAAATAAATTAA
- a CDS encoding FAD-dependent oxidoreductase, protein MENIVIGAGPAGRVGSIELGKLGEDTILIEKKHIAGTCLNEGCMVICALNNVVHHLNNNRKYANHGFLKGNIEVDYEALCEKIRETQRKLRYIEQKECEEVGNKVIFGEAKIDGDTVNVNGESFQYKNLLISTGGRPFIPDIKGSENGYVSSNLLDLKEIPENVNIIGGGTIATEIANIFSGFKSNVNVFARSQFLKEVDASAKDYIMKNLLNNINVYENTDAEEIKKDSLITSKGEFEGITFICTGRVPNSEIAKDFLELNPDNSIKVNNMMETSKEHVYAAGDVTGGYKFTPVARMEGVTAARNMAGYSQIVDYKYIPESITLDMPVSFVKSNDKVETESIEIPGLAGPDSFWNILNGDTGYTKIDINKENRNVENVFSISPSSVDDVAYMTMLMTLGMDMEDFDEFLEIHPSTDAVSKIMKYMY, encoded by the coding sequence ATGGAAAATATTGTTATTGGTGCAGGTCCTGCCGGAAGGGTAGGATCAATAGAACTTGGTAAGTTAGGTGAAGATACCATACTTATCGAGAAGAAACATATTGCAGGGACTTGTTTAAATGAGGGATGTATGGTTATTTGTGCTTTAAACAATGTTGTTCATCATTTAAACAATAATAGAAAATATGCTAATCACGGATTCTTAAAGGGAAATATTGAAGTTGATTATGAAGCGTTATGTGAAAAAATCAGGGAAACACAGAGAAAACTTAGATATATCGAACAAAAAGAGTGCGAAGAGGTAGGAAATAAAGTCATTTTTGGAGAGGCAAAAATCGACGGGGACACTGTTAATGTTAATGGTGAAAGCTTCCAATATAAAAATCTTTTAATCTCAACAGGAGGAAGACCATTCATACCCGATATTAAAGGTAGTGAAAATGGATATGTAAGCAGTAATCTCCTTGATTTAAAAGAGATACCTGAGAATGTAAATATTATTGGAGGAGGAACAATAGCTACAGAAATAGCCAATATATTCTCCGGTTTCAAATCCAATGTCAATGTATTTGCAAGAAGCCAATTTCTAAAAGAAGTTGATGCATCCGCCAAAGATTATATAATGAAAAATCTATTAAACAACATCAATGTTTATGAAAATACAGATGCTGAAGAGATTAAAAAGGATTCCTTAATTACATCAAAAGGAGAATTTGAGGGAATTACCTTTATATGTACAGGAAGAGTTCCAAACTCAGAAATAGCTAAAGACTTTCTTGAATTGAATCCGGATAATTCAATTAAAGTCAACAATATGATGGAAACAAGTAAAGAACATGTTTATGCTGCAGGAGATGTTACTGGAGGATATAAGTTTACACCAGTTGCAAGAATGGAGGGAGTAACAGCTGCAAGAAATATGGCAGGATACTCACAAATAGTTGATTACAAATATATCCCCGAATCAATAACTCTTGATATGCCTGTAAGTTTTGTAAAAAGCAATGATAAGGTTGAAACAGAAAGTATTGAAATACCAGGATTGGCAGGACCTGACTCATTCTGGAATATATTAAATGGAGATACGGGATATACAAAAATAGACATTAACAAAGAAAATAGAAATGTTGAAAATGTTTTCTCAATTTCCCCATCATCAGTAGATGATGTTGCATATATGACTATGCTCATGACCCTTGGTATGGATATGGAAGACTTTGATGAATTCTTAGAGATTCATCCATCCACAGATGCAGTTTCCAAAATAATGAAATACATGTATTAA
- a CDS encoding HypC/HybG/HupF family hydrogenase formation chaperone, with product MCIAAPAKVVELDKENNLLAADFGGVRQTARTNLLPDVEVGDYVLIHAGYAIEKLTEQAAKESLEAWDELLDVLDEEDKEWEAAHSQEA from the coding sequence ATGTGTATTGCAGCACCTGCTAAGGTTGTTGAATTAGATAAAGAGAATAATTTACTTGCAGCTGATTTCGGTGGAGTAAGGCAAACCGCTAGAACAAATCTTCTTCCTGATGTGGAAGTTGGAGATTATGTTTTGATTCATGCAGGTTATGCTATTGAAAAATTAACTGAACAAGCAGCTAAAGAATCTTTGGAAGCATGGGATGAGCTTTTAGATGTTCTTGATGAAGAGGATAAAGAATGGGAAGCAGCTCATTCTCAAGAGGCTTAA
- a CDS encoding tryptophan-binding regulator TrpY, with product MWGKINEKFRKYPARIRVVQKMLELGIRISDDGKIYCGDLKINEAALAKVSNVDRRAIKSTIDLILDDKELSTIFKNIVPAGTLLKNIAKSLGLGVIEIESGEKSNGILASTSALIASKNINIRQAYAEDTYLEEDPVLTIITDEPVPGDIINEFLKLDNVKRVSIY from the coding sequence ATGTGGGGAAAAATAAATGAAAAATTTCGAAAGTATCCTGCAAGAATCAGAGTAGTACAAAAAATGTTAGAACTAGGTATAAGAATCAGTGATGATGGAAAGATTTACTGTGGTGACTTAAAGATTAACGAAGCAGCCCTTGCAAAAGTATCAAATGTAGACAGAAGGGCAATAAAATCAACCATTGATTTAATTTTAGATGATAAGGAATTAAGTACCATATTCAAGAATATTGTTCCTGCAGGTACATTACTTAAAAACATTGCAAAAAGTTTAGGCCTTGGTGTAATTGAAATAGAATCCGGAGAAAAAAGTAATGGTATCCTTGCATCAACTAGTGCATTAATCGCATCTAAAAATATCAATATAAGACAAGCTTATGCTGAGGACACATATCTTGAAGAGGATCCTGTACTTACAATCATTACAGATGAGCCAGTACCTGGAGACATAATAAATGAATTCTTAAAGCTAGATAATGTTAAAAGGGTTTCAATTTATTAA
- a CDS encoding iron-sulfur cluster assembly protein — translation MSEDIVSDIRNAIYPVLDPHMGISVIDMGIVQSIDVNDGVADIVIKPTNPACMSITRVAVQVKELAGRVEGVDKVHVKIIEHAMADTLNEMINRD, via the coding sequence ATGTCCGAAGATATTGTAAGTGATATAAGAAATGCAATTTACCCAGTATTAGATCCACATATGGGAATAAGTGTAATCGACATGGGAATTGTACAATCTATTGACGTTAATGACGGAGTAGCAGACATTGTTATTAAACCAACTAATCCTGCATGTATGAGTATTACCCGTGTAGCTGTACAAGTTAAAGAATTAGCAGGAAGAGTAGAGGGCGTAGATAAAGTTCATGTAAAAATCATTGAACATGCAATGGCAGATACTCTTAATGAAATGATTAATAGAGATTAA
- a CDS encoding DUF5591 domain-containing protein — translation MKVICSSEESLYRPEAVRWRERMRLMKPYGNVVAILPCSMKKPYSNSKSHQKFKRATKGYQEVIVTSPFGICPRELENTFPIQSYDVSVTGSWSEDEKREAGKLLREYIGDTPAVANVSGGYEETCREYLDDLDITYTCVDNRPTNPDSIYNMRMELKKYEKMPRRERTLHELRSIAKYQFGEGGENLIPDDVIIKGRYHHKLYYNNRQIAFLNKDVGLYTLSLAGGEILGELNLKTVNIDFDLKTNTVFSVGVESADHSIIPRDEVVVMRNDEVLGTGKAIVSGEEMEKSNYGVAVDIKHRKK, via the coding sequence ATGAAAGTTATATGTTCAAGTGAGGAATCATTATACAGACCTGAGGCAGTAAGATGGAGAGAAAGGATGAGATTAATGAAACCATATGGTAATGTAGTTGCAATTCTTCCTTGTTCTATGAAAAAACCATATTCCAATTCAAAATCCCATCAAAAATTTAAAAGAGCAACTAAAGGTTATCAGGAAGTAATTGTTACTTCCCCTTTTGGAATATGCCCAAGAGAATTAGAAAATACCTTTCCAATACAATCTTATGATGTGAGTGTAACTGGTTCCTGGAGTGAAGATGAAAAGAGGGAAGCTGGAAAACTTTTAAGAGAGTATATTGGAGATACTCCTGCAGTTGCAAATGTTTCAGGTGGTTATGAGGAAACATGTAGGGAATATTTGGATGATCTCGATATAACATATACCTGTGTAGATAATCGTCCAACCAATCCCGATTCCATTTATAATATGAGAATGGAATTAAAAAAATATGAAAAGATGCCACGTCGTGAGAGAACATTACACGAGTTAAGATCTATTGCCAAATATCAATTTGGTGAAGGTGGAGAAAACCTTATACCGGATGATGTGATTATTAAGGGAAGATATCATCATAAACTTTATTATAACAACAGACAGATTGCATTTTTAAATAAGGATGTTGGTTTATACACCTTGAGTTTAGCTGGTGGGGAAATACTTGGAGAATTGAATCTTAAAACTGTGAATATTGATTTCGATTTAAAAACAAACACCGTTTTCTCAGTAGGTGTTGAAAGTGCAGATCATTCCATCATACCTCGGGATGAGGTGGTAGTCATGAGGAATGATGAAGTATTAGGAACCGGAAAGGCCATAGTTAGTGGAGAAGAGATGGAAAAATCTAATTATGGTGTTGCAGTAGACATAAAGCATAGAAAGAAATAA
- a CDS encoding TIGR00295 family protein has translation MEEIELLREEGCPENVIAHCIAVCKRAQEIAMNFPNADKELIKTGALLHDIGRSRTHGIKHAVVGAELARQHGYSDEVVNIIERHIGVGITKEEAEKLNLPIKSYVPETIEEKIVAHADNLLHGTERVDIEYVIKKWKKRMDNPDDSIERLLKLDYELIGQFNQ, from the coding sequence ATGGAAGAGATAGAACTTTTAAGAGAAGAGGGTTGTCCAGAAAATGTAATTGCCCATTGTATTGCTGTCTGTAAAAGGGCACAGGAAATAGCTATGAATTTTCCCAATGCAGATAAGGAGCTTATTAAAACAGGGGCATTATTACATGACATTGGAAGATCCAGAACACATGGCATTAAACATGCAGTAGTTGGTGCAGAACTTGCACGTCAACATGGTTATTCTGATGAAGTTGTAAACATTATTGAAAGACATATTGGTGTAGGCATTACTAAAGAAGAGGCAGAAAAATTGAATCTTCCAATAAAATCCTATGTTCCAGAGACTATTGAGGAAAAGATAGTGGCTCATGCAGATAATCTATTACATGGAACTGAAAGAGTAGATATAGAATATGTTATTAAGAAATGGAAAAAGAGAATGGATAATCCAGATGATTCTATTGAAAGACTGTTAAAATTAGATTATGAGCTTATTGGTCAATTCAATCAATAA